From the Myripristis murdjan chromosome 14, fMyrMur1.1, whole genome shotgun sequence genome, one window contains:
- the slc25a35 gene encoding solute carrier family 25 member 35, whose protein sequence is MDFVLSGAAACGACLFTNPLEVVKTRMQLQGELKSRGTYQVYYRNVFHAFYTIGKVDGLAGLQKGLVAGLFYQFFMNGVRLGSYAVIESSGYIHTDGRVSAVKTTFAGAVAGVVGAVMGSPIYLVKTHLQSQSTSSIAVGHQYKHQGMIHALAAIHKEHGILGLWRGSSAAVPRVSVGSAAQLSTFSASKELVLDLQVFSRDSWLVALSAGMISSVVVVLAMTPFDVVSTRLYNQPVDPLGKGLLYKGFTDCFSKTLKKEGLTGLYKGLGASYFRLGPHTILSLFFWDELRKLYQQYR, encoded by the exons ATGGACTTCGTCCTGAGCGGAGCGGCCGCCTGCGGAGCCTGTCTGTTTACCAACCCGCTGGAGGTCGTCAAAACACGCATGCAGCTGCAAGGAGAGCTGAAAAGCCGCGGGACGTACCAGGTTTACTATCGGAACGTTTTCCATGCTTTTTACACGATCGGGAAAGTGGACGGACTCGCCGGCTTACAGAAGGGACTTGTAGCCGGGCTGTTTTACCAGTTTTTTATGAATGGAGTCAGACTCGGCTCGTACGCGGTCATTGAATCGTCGGGTTACATCCACACCGATGGACGGGTCAGTGCGGTCAAAACCACGTTTGCTGGAGCCGTAGCTGGAGTGGTGGGTGCCGTGATGGGAAGCCCCATATACCTG GTGAAGACTCATCTTCAGAGTCAGTCCACCTCCTCCATTGCTGTTGGACACCAGTATAAACACCAG GGGATGATCCATGCTCTGGCTGCCATCCACAAAGAGCATGGCATTCTGGGACTGTGGAGGGGCTCCAGTGCTGCTGTACCAAGGGTCAGCGTGGGGTCAGCTGCGCAACTATCCACCTTCTCTGCTTCCAAGGAGCTTGTGCTTGATCTACAG GTTTTCTCAAGGGACAGCTGGCTTGTGGCCTTGAGTGCTGGCATGATCAGcagtgtggtggtggtgctggccATGACTCCTTTCGATGTTGTGAGCACACGACTCTACAACCAACCTGTGGATCCACTGGGCAAG GGTCTGCTTTACAAGGGATTCACAGACTGCTTTTCCAAGACACTGAAGAAAGAGGGCTTGACCGGGCTCTACAAAGGCTTGGGAGCTTCATATTTCCGTCTGGGTCCTCACACCATTCTGTCTTTGTTCTTCTGGGATGAACTGCGCAAATTGTACCAGCAGTACAGATAG
- the LOC115372046 gene encoding mannose-P-dolichol utilization defect 1 protein-like: MATSPVKDFLLSHLMPEPCYHEFFVNLHFIHVPCLRIVLSKTVGFWILLDTVLAQLPQVLKIMRKRSAAGLSLTSVLLQLYAASCPVVFCMANSFPLYAWGERLFTLVQIAVIGFLILHYHGDDLKGLLFLLAYSGIMLLLGSYATAAVVSMMQASSIVAVIASKLIQAGTNYCNSHTGQLSSLSVLLVWAGSLALIFVSLQETGNSLNTLAHILSACLSCVLLAQVLCYRSNNTAMKQKSE; the protein is encoded by the exons ATGGCTACGTCTCCTGTCAAAGATTTCCTACTTTCTCATTTAATGCCAGAACCATGTTATCATGAGTTTTTCGTCAACTTGCACTTCATTCACG TGCCTTGCCTTAGGATTGTACTGAGCAAAACTGTGGGGTTTTGGATCCTGCTGGACACTGTGCTGG CACAGCTGCCTCAAGTGTTGAAGataatgaggaagaggagtgcCGCAGGCCTGAGCCTCACCTCTGTCCTGCTGCAGCTCTATGCCGCCTCCTGCCCCGTGGTGTTCTGCATGGCCAACAGCTTCCCTCTCTA TGCCTGGGGTGAGAGGCTCTTCACACTGGTCCAGATAGCAGTGATTGGCTTCCTCATCCTGCATTACCATGGTGATGACCTCAAAG GACTGCTGTTCCTCTTGGCTTACAGTGGTATAATGTTGCTCCTGGGCTCCTATGCAACTGCAGCAGTCGTCTCAATGATGCAGGCTTCCAGTATTGTAGCTGTAATTGCAAGCAAG cTCATTCAGGCTGGAACAAACTACTGCAACAGCCACACAGGCCAACTGTCCAGTCTGTCTGTGTTACTAGTGTGGGCTGGGTCCCTGGCCCTTATCTTTGTCTCTCTACAG GAGACAGGAAACTCTCTCAACACTCTGGCCCACATATTGTCAGCCTGTCTTAGCTGTGTGCTGCTGGCCCAGGTTCTCTGTTATAGGAGCAACAACACTGCCATGAAACAGAAGAGTGAGTAG
- the tm4sf21a gene encoding transmembrane 4 L6 family member 5 — protein MCTGQCSRCIAVNLYPLAVISILCNILLFFPGWDVKYAKDGHITEEVKYMGGLVGGGLMVLVPALYIHLTGKQGCCANRCGMFLSIAFAAVGVAGALYSFSVAVLGLQNGPLCKVVVLWTTPFKDRSESYLTDRNSWGTCWEPKNVVEFNVGLFSTLLVVSALQVVLCGIQMVNGLFGCLCGTCSKKGVL, from the exons ATGTGCACAGGGCAGTGTTCCCGTTGCATTGCTGTGAATCTATACCCATTAGCAGTGATATCCATCCTCTGCAACATCCTGTTGTTCTTCCCCGGCTGGGACGTCAAGTATGCCAAAGATGGACACATTACTGAGGAGGTGAAATACATGGGAGGACTCGTTGGAGGGGGGCTCATG GTGTTGGTGCCAGCACTTTATATCCATTTGACTGGAAAACAGGGCTGCTGTGCAAACCGCTGTGGG ATGTTCTTGTCCATTGCATTTGCTGCAGTCGGCGTGGCTGGCGCCCTGTACAGTTTCTCTGTGGCAGTGCTGGGTTTGCAGAACGGGCCCCTGTGTAAAGTTGTTGTGCTTTGGACAACACCTTTTAAAGACAG AAGTGAGAGTTACCTGACTGACCGTAACTCCTGGGGAACCTGCTGGGAGCCCAAGAATGTGGTGGAGTTCAACGTGGGCTTGTTCTCAACCCTGCTGGTGGTGAGCGCCCTGCAGGTGGTGCTCTGTGGCATTCAGATGGTCAACGGCCTGTTTGGCTGCCTGTGTGGGACCTGCAGCAAGAAAGGG GTGCTGTGA